A stretch of Henckelia pumila isolate YLH828 chromosome 4, ASM3356847v2, whole genome shotgun sequence DNA encodes these proteins:
- the LOC140861107 gene encoding uncharacterized protein codes for MGALSKYNPGTIVEWKQLRQNDHPQKGLNFVFWAFKPCIDGFRNCRRIISVDGTHLYTKYKHKLLIAVTLDANNQLLPLAFALVDEESYESWHWFLSNVVQHVTRGCRGVCLISDRHAGLTSAVQNLPDFRPPRGVHRFCLRHVCSNFNNRFKNIHLKDLCWEAGIQHQIGKFNATMEAIKSKNVAAFSYLSNIPKEKWTFAHDGGWRRGIMMTNMSECINSILKGARRLPITAIVELTLQRCVQYFIQRRGRSQKMMEKHQPWTDFACEKFEKWSRK; via the coding sequence ATGGGTGCTCTGTCAAAGTATAATCCAGGAACTATTGTAGAGTGGAAGCAACTTCGGCAAAATGATCATCCCCAAAAAGGTTTGAACTTTGTATTCTGGGCTTTCAAGCCATGTATAGATGGATTTCGGAATTGTCGCAGAATAATCAGTGTTGATGGCACACATCTGTACACCAAATACAAGCACAAACTGCTCATTGCAGTGACTTTGGATGCTAATAACCAATTGTTGCCTCTGGCATTTGCGCTAGTCGATGAAGAATCTTACGAGTCTTGGCATTGGTTCTTAAGTAACGTTGTACAACATGTGACACGAGGTTGCCGAGGAGTGTGTCTTATATCTGATAGGCATGCAGGTTTAACAAGTGCGGTTCAAAATCTCCCTGACTTTCGACCTCCTCGTGGTGTCCATCGTTTTTGTTTGAGGCACGTTTGTTCTAATTTCAATAATAGGTTCAAAAATATTCATTTGAAAGACTTATGTTGGGAAGCAGGTATACAACATCAAATAGGGAAATTCAATGCTACGATGGAAGCAATAAAGTCAAAAAATGTAGCAGCTTTCAGTTATTTGTCTAACATCCCGAAAGAGAAATGGACGTTTGCTCATGATGGTGGATGGAGGCGCGGGATAATGATGACAAATATGTCTGAGTGTATAAATAGTATATTGAAAGGAGCTCGCCGTCTCCCTATTACCGCAATAGTGGAGTTAACCTTACAACGATGCGTGCAATATTTCATACAAAGACGGGGACGAAGTCAGAAAATGATGGAAAAACATCAGCCTTGGACCGATTTTGCTTGCGAAAAATTTGAGAAGTGGTCGAGAAAGTAA
- the LOC140861108 gene encoding serine/threonine-protein phosphatase 7 long form homolog, whose amino-acid sequence MVERWHRETHTFHLPVGETTITLQDVAIIWGLNIDGIPITGVDTAYTKNKLQQRYLYWLGFMPEANKIKGGHLSLTAIRKHCLDHMINDESTDDDVVKYSRCVALLIIGGCMFSDSESSAVKLMYLSFLEDIDMVNTYSWGSAVLAYLYHELCNTCMELKKDLCGPLQTLQIWVWSRITLLTPDRVQQSHLESDQVADVLQGLSYPPFGAKWRRGFSWVHTMRYSVCTMRDMLDRMVDGQFKWTVYEMESPELNMYLEGNRNLLCRSACPLINFDIVEMHRPERCLRQFGMHQGIPPPATNYENFHKLTRQGRSDFDWAPFHKQFVDMWTDRYNFVTGGELVIYGTPDTTLEYIGCPYAGSFTQLLQSDFTTFMHDIHPRLNISPIAFQEYSDTPISEMTMSTVGPSTTPVRPQTEGDEEEMTDYDESHDSRGGGRWGDPNDPRRRQGKPKERKRVSMRRFKEVSPKPLSGCETPEQAEDWLERME is encoded by the exons ATGGTAGAGAGATGGCATCGAGAAACACACACGTTCCACCTTCCAGTCGGTGAGACCACGATAACCCTACAGGACGTTGCAATAATTTGGGGTTTGAATATCGATGGCATTCCTATCACTGGTGTAGATACTGCATACACAAAAAATAAGTTGCAGCAACGCTATTTATATTGGTTGGGTTTTATGCCCGAGGCTAATAAAATCAAAGGTGGCCACCTTTCCCTCACCGCTATACGAAAACACTGTTTAGATCATATGATTAATGATGAAAGCACAGATGACGACGTTGTGAAATATTCTCGTTGTGTGGCATTATTGATTATCGGTGGATGTATGTTTTCGGACTCAGAGAGTTCTGCGGTGAAGCTTATGTATTTATCATTTCTTGAGGACATCGATATGGTGAATACGTATAGTTGGGGTTCCGCTGTATTGGCCTATCTCTATCACGAGTTATGCAATACTTGTATGGAGTTGAAGAAAGATTTATGTGGGCCTCTCCAAACACTTCAG ATTTGGGTGTGGTCGAGGATTACACttttgactccggatagggtgCAACAAAGTCATCTGGAATCGGATCAAGTTGCTGATGTGCTTCAGGGTCTATCATACCCACCTTTTGGCGCAAA ATGGAGGCGTGGGTTTTCATGGGTGCACACTATGCGGTATTCTGTTTGTACAATGAGGGATATGCTTGACAGAATGGTAGATGGACAG TTTAAATGGACAGTATATGAGATGGAGTCACCGGAGTTGAATATGTACCTTGAGGGAAATAGAAATCTCTTATGTCGGTCTGCGTGTCCGCTGataaattttgatattgttGAAATGCACCGACCAGAGAGATGTCTTCGACAATTTGGAATGCATCAGGGTATTCCCCCACCCGCCACTAACTACGAAAATTTTCACAAACTGACACGACAAGGGCGATCCGATTTTGATTGGGCCCCCTTTCACAAACAGTTTGTAGATATGTGGACTGATAGATATAATTTTGTCACGGGCGGGGAACTTGTCATATATGGTACACCTGACACGACGTTGGAGTATATTGGTTG CCCATATGCTGGTAGTTTTACCCAGCTCCTACAGAGTGACTTCACAACATTCATGCATGACATACACCCTCGCTTGAATATATCACCAATCGCATTTCAAGAATATTCTGATACACCAATAAGTGAGATGACAATGAGCACGGTTGGTCCTAGTACAACACCTGTGCGACCACAAACAGAGGGAGACGAGGAGGAG ATGACAGATTACGATGAGAGTCACGATAGCAGaggcggcggtcgttggggcgatccgaaTGATCCTAGACGTCGTCAAGGAAAGCCGAAGGAGCGCAAgcgagtgagcatgcgcagattcaaggaggttagcccgaagcctttgtcaGGATGTGAGACGCCTGAGCAGGCcgaggattggcttgagaggatggagtag